A single genomic interval of Hafnia alvei harbors:
- the atpG gene encoding F0F1 ATP synthase subunit gamma: MAGAKEIRSKIASVQNTQKITKAMEMVAASKMRKTQDRMAASRPYAETMRKVIGHLALGNLEYKHPYLEERDVKRVGYLVVSTDRGLCGGLNINLFKKLLTDMKSWNEKSVEVDLALIGSKAASFFGSVGGNIVAQVTGMGDHPSLSELIGPVKVMLQAYDEGRLDKLYVVSNKFINTMSQEPQILQLLPLPPSDDSELKKKSWDYLYEPDPKALLDTLLRRYVESQVYQGVVENLASEQAARMVAMKAATDNGGSLIKELQLVYNKARQASITQELTEIVGGASAV; the protein is encoded by the coding sequence ATGGCCGGCGCAAAAGAGATACGTAGTAAGATCGCAAGCGTCCAAAACACGCAAAAGATCACTAAAGCGATGGAAATGGTCGCCGCCTCCAAAATGCGTAAAACGCAGGATCGCATGGCGGCCAGCCGTCCTTATGCAGAAACCATGCGCAAAGTGATTGGTCACCTTGCCCTTGGTAATCTGGAATATAAACACCCGTACCTGGAAGAGCGCGATGTTAAGCGCGTTGGGTATCTGGTGGTTTCTACCGACCGTGGTCTGTGTGGTGGCTTGAACATTAACCTGTTCAAAAAACTGCTGACGGATATGAAAAGCTGGAACGAAAAAAGCGTTGAAGTTGATCTTGCGCTGATTGGTTCCAAAGCAGCATCTTTCTTTGGTTCTGTGGGCGGTAATATCGTTGCACAGGTAACCGGTATGGGTGACCACCCTTCCCTTTCTGAATTGATTGGGCCGGTAAAAGTGATGTTGCAGGCTTATGATGAAGGGCGTCTGGACAAACTGTATGTGGTGAGCAACAAGTTCATCAATACCATGTCTCAAGAACCTCAAATCCTTCAGCTGTTGCCGCTGCCACCGTCTGATGATAGCGAGTTGAAGAAGAAATCATGGGATTACCTGTACGAACCCGATCCTAAGGCGCTGCTGGATACCTTGCTGCGTCGTTATGTGGAATCTCAGGTTTATCAGGGCGTCGTGGAAAACCTGGCCAGTGAGCAGGCCGCTCGAATGGTTGCGATGAAAGCCGCAACTGATAACGGCGGTAGCCTGATCAAAGAGCTGCAGTTGGTATACAACAAAGCTCGTCAGGCCAGCATTACCCAAGAGCTCACCGAGATCGTCGGTGGAGCCTCCGCGGTTTAA